One window of the Arthrobacter sp. zg-Y919 genome contains the following:
- a CDS encoding acyl-CoA dehydrogenase, whose translation MTQTLSPTERQLPASATISDNDAAVVDVEALGRVLLGKWAEKRLAARKLAGMEAMQTPAGLTYTEHRERVMDQLKILVDSKSVHGAFPKYVGGEDSHGANVAGFTELVVADPSLQIKAGVQWGLFGSAVMHLGNREHHEKWLPGIMSLDIPGCFAMTETGHGSDVASIATTAEYDAAAEEFVINTPFRAAWKDYIGNGAVNGKAAVVFAHLITKGVDHGVHAFYVDLRDDNGFLPGIGGEDDGVKGGLNGIDNGRLHFSNVRIPRTNLLNKYGDVAADGTYTSDISSPGRRFFTMIGTLVQGRVSLDGAAVNASKLALKTAIQYGTERRQFNGASDIKEEVLMDYQQHQRRLLPLLATTFAAAFAHEELLHKFDDVFSGAHDTDADRQDLETLAAGLKSLSTWHALDTLQECREATGGAGFLAENRFTALRADLDIYATFEGDNTVLLQLVAKRLLADYGKEFAGADFGVLARYVVGQATDATLHRTGLRRIAQSFRDSGSEKKSAIALRDPRTQHDLLADRVGTMVAEVATALKEARGLPKEKGAAVFNENQHALIEAARAHAELLQWEAFTRALDRMEDAGTRQVMTWVRDLFGLRLIEKNLGWYLMNGRLSAQRARTLGPYINRLLAKIRPHALDLVDSFGYGQEHLRAKIASGAEKIRQDEAMEYQRLLRASGAAPVDEKVLIARKKAEQKKSGRK comes from the coding sequence ATGACGCAAACACTCTCCCCCACCGAACGCCAGCTCCCGGCCAGCGCGACCATCAGCGACAATGACGCCGCCGTGGTGGACGTCGAGGCGCTGGGCCGGGTCCTGCTCGGCAAATGGGCTGAAAAGCGGCTGGCGGCCCGCAAGCTCGCCGGCATGGAAGCCATGCAGACCCCCGCGGGGCTGACCTATACAGAGCACCGCGAACGGGTCATGGACCAGCTGAAGATCCTGGTGGACAGCAAGTCCGTCCACGGCGCCTTCCCCAAGTACGTGGGCGGCGAAGACAGCCACGGCGCTAACGTTGCCGGCTTCACGGAACTCGTGGTGGCTGATCCGTCCCTGCAGATCAAGGCCGGCGTGCAGTGGGGCCTCTTCGGATCCGCCGTGATGCACCTGGGCAACCGGGAGCACCACGAAAAGTGGCTGCCGGGCATCATGAGCCTGGATATCCCGGGCTGCTTCGCCATGACCGAAACCGGACACGGTTCCGATGTTGCCAGCATCGCCACCACTGCCGAATACGACGCCGCGGCCGAAGAATTCGTTATCAATACCCCCTTCCGCGCTGCCTGGAAGGACTACATCGGCAACGGCGCCGTCAACGGCAAGGCCGCCGTCGTCTTCGCTCACCTCATCACCAAGGGCGTGGACCACGGCGTGCACGCGTTCTACGTGGACCTGCGGGACGACAACGGGTTCCTGCCCGGCATCGGGGGCGAGGATGACGGCGTCAAGGGCGGCCTGAACGGCATCGACAACGGCCGGCTGCACTTCTCCAACGTCCGCATCCCGCGGACCAACCTGCTCAACAAGTACGGGGATGTCGCCGCCGACGGTACCTACACCTCGGACATCAGCAGCCCCGGCCGCCGCTTCTTCACCATGATCGGCACCCTGGTACAGGGCCGTGTATCGCTCGACGGCGCAGCAGTCAACGCCAGCAAGCTGGCCCTGAAGACCGCCATCCAGTACGGCACCGAGCGCCGCCAGTTCAACGGCGCCTCGGACATCAAGGAAGAGGTGCTGATGGACTACCAGCAGCACCAGCGCCGCCTGCTCCCCCTGCTGGCCACCACGTTTGCCGCCGCTTTCGCCCACGAGGAACTGCTGCATAAGTTCGACGACGTCTTCTCCGGCGCCCATGACACCGATGCAGACCGCCAGGACCTGGAAACCCTCGCTGCCGGACTGAAGTCCCTGTCCACCTGGCACGCCCTGGACACGCTGCAGGAATGCCGCGAAGCCACCGGCGGTGCCGGGTTCCTGGCCGAGAACCGGTTCACCGCCCTGCGCGCGGACCTTGATATCTACGCCACGTTCGAGGGCGACAACACGGTGCTGCTGCAGCTGGTGGCCAAGCGCCTGCTCGCGGACTACGGCAAGGAATTCGCCGGTGCGGACTTCGGCGTCCTCGCCCGCTACGTTGTGGGACAGGCCACCGATGCCACCCTGCACCGCACCGGTCTGCGCCGGATTGCCCAGTCCTTCCGTGACTCCGGCTCCGAGAAGAAATCCGCCATTGCCCTGCGCGATCCGCGGACCCAGCACGACCTGCTGGCGGACCGGGTCGGCACCATGGTTGCGGAGGTGGCCACGGCCCTCAAGGAAGCCCGCGGGCTGCCGAAGGAAAAGGGCGCCGCGGTGTTCAATGAGAACCAGCATGCCCTGATCGAAGCCGCGCGTGCCCACGCCGAGCTGCTTCAGTGGGAAGCCTTCACCCGGGCCCTGGACCGGATGGAGGACGCCGGCACCCGGCAGGTGATGACCTGGGTCCGCGACCTGTTCGGGCTGCGCCTGATCGAAAAGAACCTTGGGTGGTACCTCATGAACGGCCGCCTGTCCGCACAGCGTGCCCGCACCCTGGGCCCGTACATCAACCGGCTGCTGGCGAAGATCCGCCCGCACGCCCTGGATCTGGTCGATTCCTTCGGCTACGGCCAGGAGCACCTGCGGGCCAAGATTGCCTCGGGTGCCGAAAAGATCCGCCAGGACGAGGCCATGGAGTACCAGCGGCTGCTGCGTGCCAGCGGTGCCGCTCCGGTGGACGAGAAGGTTCTGATTGCCCGGAAGAAGGCAGAGCAGAAGAAGTCCGGCCGGAAGTAA
- a CDS encoding universal stress protein produces the protein MSVVVGFVPTPEGEAALRAAIRAARDLATGLVVVNVESTRKPRPEHTPDYLKALTSVLDGSGVSHVLLHPMGDFDASEEILKASENHGAQLVVLGIRHRTPVGKLFLGSTSQRVLLEAACPVLAVKAGQA, from the coding sequence ATGAGCGTCGTCGTCGGATTCGTCCCCACCCCGGAAGGGGAGGCAGCGCTGCGCGCTGCGATCCGTGCAGCCCGTGACCTGGCCACCGGACTCGTGGTGGTCAACGTCGAAAGCACGCGCAAACCCCGGCCCGAACATACCCCGGACTATCTCAAGGCACTGACCAGTGTCCTGGACGGCAGTGGGGTGTCGCACGTTCTGCTTCACCCAATGGGTGACTTCGATGCCTCCGAGGAAATTCTGAAGGCCTCGGAAAACCACGGCGCCCAGCTGGTGGTGCTGGGAATCCGGCACCGGACACCGGTAGGCAAGCTTTTCCTTGGCAGCACGTCCCAGCGCGTGCTGCTGGAGGCTGCCTGCCCCGTCCTGGCGGTCAAAGCGGGCCAGGCCTGA
- a CDS encoding 3-oxoacyl-ACP reductase: MADTYLNLVNSGFTKELSKKLGLPRPAILRRFDPTKPLVPGPVLVLGKSGTADELSRLLLDWDQDVRRHATPKEKLGAILIVLDDAAAPTDLGEPTLAAGAALRDLAPGGRVITVSRPAAEAQDPAAAAARQGVDGTLRSIAHELRGGATANGIVLANGVQASAPSVAAALRFLLSGKSAYVSGQFVTVGSDAGTLPLDWNAPLAGKVAVVTGAARGIGAAIARVLHRDGASVIVVDVPAAGEQLAKVANEISGTALQVDITREDAADRILAHAAERYGHLDIVIHNAGITRDKLLANMDEARWGSVIAVNIASQLRMNETFLASGGFSPEGRIVSLASTSGIAGNRGQTNYAASKGGVIGMVRATAPLLAPRGGSINAVAPGFIETDMTAAIPALTRQVARRLSSLQQGGLPVDVAETISFLASDAAAGVNGQVVRVCGQNMVGA, translated from the coding sequence ATGGCCGATACCTACCTCAACCTTGTCAACAGCGGCTTCACCAAGGAACTGTCCAAGAAGCTCGGCCTGCCCCGGCCCGCCATTCTGCGCCGCTTCGATCCCACCAAGCCCCTGGTGCCGGGACCGGTGCTGGTTCTCGGCAAGAGCGGTACCGCAGACGAGCTGTCCCGGCTCCTGCTCGACTGGGACCAGGACGTCCGCCGGCATGCGACGCCGAAGGAAAAGCTCGGCGCCATCCTGATCGTGCTTGACGACGCCGCGGCACCCACCGACCTGGGCGAACCGACCCTGGCAGCGGGCGCCGCCCTGCGCGACCTGGCCCCGGGCGGACGGGTCATCACCGTCTCCCGGCCCGCAGCGGAAGCCCAGGATCCGGCAGCCGCCGCGGCCCGTCAGGGTGTCGACGGCACGCTGCGCTCGATTGCCCACGAGCTGCGCGGCGGTGCGACCGCCAACGGCATCGTGCTGGCCAACGGCGTACAGGCATCAGCCCCGTCGGTGGCAGCCGCCCTGCGGTTCCTGCTCTCGGGCAAGAGCGCCTACGTCAGCGGCCAGTTCGTGACCGTCGGTTCGGATGCCGGAACCCTGCCCCTGGACTGGAACGCCCCGCTGGCCGGCAAGGTCGCCGTCGTTACCGGTGCCGCCCGCGGTATCGGTGCCGCCATCGCCCGGGTGCTGCACCGTGACGGCGCCTCCGTCATCGTGGTGGACGTACCTGCCGCAGGAGAACAGCTGGCGAAGGTTGCCAACGAGATTTCCGGCACCGCACTCCAGGTGGACATCACCCGCGAAGACGCGGCGGACCGGATCCTTGCCCACGCAGCCGAGCGTTACGGTCACTTGGACATCGTGATCCACAACGCCGGGATCACCCGTGACAAGCTTCTGGCCAACATGGACGAAGCGCGCTGGGGCTCGGTTATTGCCGTCAACATTGCCTCGCAGCTGCGGATGAACGAGACCTTCCTGGCCTCGGGCGGCTTCAGCCCGGAGGGCCGGATCGTCTCACTGGCCTCCACCAGCGGCATCGCCGGCAACCGCGGACAGACCAACTACGCAGCCTCCAAGGGCGGCGTCATTGGCATGGTCCGTGCAACGGCTCCGTTGCTGGCACCACGCGGCGGCTCCATCAACGCCGTCGCACCCGGCTTCATTGAAACCGATATGACGGCAGCTATTCCCGCCCTCACCCGGCAGGTGGCGCGCCGTCTGTCCAGCTTGCAGCAGGGCGGACTGCCCGTGGACGTGGCAGAGACCATTTCCTTCCTGGCCTCCGACGCCGCTGCCGGCGTCAACGGACAGGTAGTGCGCGTCTGCGGCCAGAACATGGTGGGCGCATGA
- a CDS encoding acetyl-CoA C-acetyltransferase, whose translation MAAQPEPARATPTNNAAGSSVRKAVVIGGNRIPFARSGGKYTYSSNQDMLTAALDGLVARFGLQGERIGEVAGGAVLKHSRDFNLTREAVLGSALSPETPAYDVQQACATGLETVVSLANKIKLGQLESAIAGGVDSASDAPIAVSEGLRRALLDLSRARTTKQKLAAVARIRPKDLSPNAPSTGEPRTGLSMGEHQALTTAQWKITREAQDELAFNSHRNMAAAYDRGFFDDLVTPYRGLAKDANLRPDTSMEKLAKLKPAFGKSLGDEATMTAGNSTPLTDGASVVLLGSEDYAREHDLPMLANIVDAEAGAVDFVHGKDGLLMAPAFAVPRLLARHNLTFDDFDFFEIHEAFAGTVLSTLAAWEDEEFCRTRLGLDAPLGSIDRTKLNVNGSSLAAGHPFAATGGRIVASLAKMLHEKGSGRGLISICAAGGQGLVAILEAR comes from the coding sequence ATGGCTGCACAGCCTGAACCCGCACGAGCTACACCCACGAACAACGCCGCCGGGTCTTCGGTGCGCAAAGCAGTGGTCATCGGCGGTAACCGCATTCCCTTCGCCCGCTCGGGCGGCAAGTACACCTACAGCTCCAACCAGGACATGCTGACCGCAGCCCTCGACGGACTCGTTGCCCGCTTCGGCCTGCAGGGGGAGCGGATCGGCGAAGTCGCCGGCGGCGCTGTCCTCAAGCACTCCCGTGATTTCAACCTGACCCGCGAGGCGGTCCTGGGCTCGGCACTGTCGCCGGAGACCCCCGCCTACGATGTGCAGCAGGCCTGCGCCACCGGGCTGGAAACAGTGGTCAGCCTGGCCAATAAGATCAAGCTGGGGCAGCTCGAATCCGCCATTGCCGGCGGCGTCGACTCCGCCTCCGACGCGCCCATCGCCGTAAGCGAAGGCCTGCGCCGTGCCCTCCTGGACCTTTCCCGCGCCCGGACCACCAAACAGAAGCTGGCCGCCGTCGCAAGGATCCGCCCCAAGGACCTGTCCCCGAATGCACCGTCCACGGGCGAACCCCGCACGGGACTGTCCATGGGCGAGCACCAGGCCCTGACCACCGCACAGTGGAAGATCACCCGGGAGGCCCAGGATGAGCTGGCCTTCAACAGCCACCGCAACATGGCAGCCGCCTATGACCGCGGTTTCTTCGACGACCTGGTGACCCCGTACCGCGGCCTGGCCAAGGACGCGAACCTGCGGCCCGACACCAGCATGGAAAAGCTGGCCAAGCTGAAGCCCGCATTCGGCAAGAGCCTCGGCGACGAAGCCACCATGACGGCCGGCAACTCCACCCCGCTGACCGACGGCGCCTCCGTTGTCCTGCTGGGCTCCGAGGACTACGCCCGCGAACACGACCTGCCGATGCTCGCCAACATCGTCGATGCCGAAGCCGGCGCCGTCGACTTCGTCCACGGCAAGGACGGACTGCTGATGGCTCCGGCCTTTGCCGTGCCGCGCCTGCTGGCACGCCACAACCTGACCTTCGACGATTTCGACTTCTTCGAAATCCACGAGGCCTTCGCCGGAACCGTCCTTTCCACCCTTGCCGCCTGGGAGGATGAGGAATTCTGCCGGACCCGGCTGGGCCTGGATGCGCCGCTGGGCAGCATCGACCGCACCAAGCTGAACGTCAACGGCTCCTCGCTGGCTGCCGGACACCCCTTCGCCGCCACCGGCGGACGCATCGTTGCCTCGCTGGCGAAGATGCTCCACGAAAAGGGTTCAGGCCGCGGCCTGATCTCCATCTGCGCCGCCGGCGGCCAGGGCCTCGTCGCGATTCTCGAGGCACGCTGA
- a CDS encoding MaoC/PaaZ C-terminal domain-containing protein — translation MTDTQLSEIPALGRLYAGAVGSAAKSRLSPAKGTGLLPADRHVVRGAAVDLARLTDFQRLVLHSATDYLPTGYVHTFAFPVAMSLMAREDFPLPLLGMVHLRNEVQHFRPIHYSEPLTVTAWAENLGGHRAGTQVELVAEVTVEADGVSETVWRGRSTYLAKGVFLPRIDRPDKSAVRAEFVPPLPTALWRLGADAGRNYARVSGDFNPIHLSRLSAKALGMKQSLAHGMYLASRVIGDTVQTHEGPFQWSIDFESPVFLPATVAVTISDDETPDGWTGSSFTGWNPRSQRRHFAGSVVPLA, via the coding sequence ATGACCGACACACAGCTGAGTGAGATCCCCGCACTCGGACGGCTGTACGCCGGCGCGGTGGGCAGCGCGGCGAAGTCGCGGCTGTCACCGGCCAAGGGCACCGGCCTCCTGCCGGCGGACCGGCATGTGGTGCGCGGCGCCGCCGTGGACCTGGCCCGGCTCACCGATTTCCAGCGTCTGGTCCTGCACAGCGCCACCGACTACCTGCCCACCGGCTACGTGCACACGTTTGCCTTCCCCGTGGCGATGAGCCTGATGGCACGGGAGGACTTCCCGCTGCCGCTGCTGGGCATGGTGCACCTGCGTAACGAGGTGCAGCATTTCCGTCCGATCCATTACTCGGAACCCCTGACGGTGACGGCGTGGGCGGAGAACCTCGGCGGGCACCGGGCCGGAACGCAGGTGGAACTCGTCGCCGAAGTCACGGTGGAGGCCGACGGTGTTTCCGAGACCGTGTGGCGGGGCCGTTCCACATACCTGGCCAAGGGCGTTTTCCTGCCCAGGATTGACCGGCCGGACAAGTCAGCGGTACGCGCGGAATTCGTTCCGCCGCTCCCGACGGCGCTGTGGCGCCTGGGTGCCGATGCCGGCCGTAACTATGCCCGGGTCTCCGGGGACTTCAACCCCATCCACCTGAGCCGCTTGTCGGCGAAGGCACTGGGCATGAAACAGTCCCTGGCCCATGGCATGTACCTCGCATCCAGGGTTATCGGCGATACGGTGCAGACCCATGAGGGTCCGTTCCAGTGGAGCATTGACTTTGAGTCACCTGTGTTCCTGCCGGCCACCGTTGCCGTGACCATCTCCGACGATGAAACACCGGACGGGTGGACGGGTTCCAGCTTTACCGGCTGGAACCCGCGGTCCCAGCGCCGGCACTTCGCCGGCAGCGTGGTACCGCTGGCGTAG
- a CDS encoding TetR/AcrR family transcriptional regulator gives MNNTLRDPSAPAPAADGRALRWEAHRAERRRTLIRTARRAVHTLGCAASMEEIAAASGTSKSVFYRYFGDKAGLQKAMGEVAVARMQEKILEAGRTATSARSGLRAMVSAYLQMAETSPNVYLFVTGRLADGGTEQQFDTTLSHFFETITAMMDSAMRHYLAGREVPRDASATASYWPAAALGMIRAAGERWIAAPPGPDKPTEEQMTDQLTAWLFDGIGYDQGHSPLPRISSPTPVSNHEKETQ, from the coding sequence GTGAACAACACACTGAGGGATCCTTCCGCGCCGGCCCCGGCCGCGGACGGGCGCGCGCTCCGCTGGGAGGCCCACCGGGCCGAACGCCGCCGCACCCTGATCCGAACCGCGCGCCGGGCCGTCCACACTCTCGGGTGCGCGGCATCGATGGAAGAGATCGCGGCCGCCTCCGGCACCTCGAAGTCGGTCTTCTACCGCTACTTCGGCGACAAGGCCGGGCTGCAGAAAGCCATGGGCGAAGTGGCCGTGGCACGGATGCAGGAGAAGATCCTGGAAGCGGGGCGCACGGCAACATCGGCCCGCTCCGGCCTGCGGGCCATGGTGTCGGCCTACCTGCAGATGGCGGAGACCTCGCCCAACGTATATCTGTTCGTCACGGGCCGGCTTGCCGACGGCGGTACGGAGCAGCAGTTCGACACCACCCTTTCGCACTTCTTCGAAACCATCACGGCAATGATGGATTCGGCCATGCGCCACTATCTGGCCGGCCGGGAGGTACCCCGGGATGCCAGCGCCACGGCGTCGTACTGGCCGGCCGCGGCCCTCGGGATGATCCGTGCCGCGGGCGAACGCTGGATTGCCGCGCCGCCGGGCCCGGACAAACCCACCGAAGAACAAATGACTGACCAGCTGACCGCCTGGCTCTTTGACGGCATCGGCTACGACCAGGGGCATTCGCCCCTTCCCCGGATTTCTTCACCTACCCCAGTCTCCAACCACGAGAAGGAAACGCAATGA
- a CDS encoding transcription initiation protein yields MTKYLISFPSEAMVLTDEEFPVVAADSRAVIREAKAAGVYIFGGGIEEKVDPVIVSADGSVNPEIYPGSHLLGGFTVLELPTREDAVEWARKIAVSCRCAQELREFMFDPES; encoded by the coding sequence ATGACCAAATACCTCATCTCCTTTCCGAGCGAAGCCATGGTACTCACCGACGAGGAGTTTCCGGTTGTTGCAGCCGATTCGCGCGCCGTCATCAGGGAGGCAAAAGCGGCCGGTGTGTATATCTTCGGCGGTGGGATCGAGGAAAAGGTGGATCCCGTGATTGTCTCCGCCGACGGATCCGTGAACCCCGAAATCTATCCCGGCAGCCACCTCTTGGGCGGCTTCACTGTCCTGGAGCTGCCGACCCGTGAGGACGCAGTGGAGTGGGCCCGAAAGATAGCGGTGTCCTGCCGTTGTGCGCAGGAGCTCCGCGAGTTCATGTTTGATCCGGAAAGCTAG
- the glgA gene encoding glycogen synthase: MRVDIVSKEFPPEIYGGAGVHVAELSRVLAGEVDLHVHCFGAPRPEDFHGAKVKSYAVPAELQSANPAVQTLGTDLEILGGLAGADLVHSHTWYANMAGHLGSLLHGIPHVLSAHSLEPLRPWKAEQLGGGYAVSSWVEKTAYEAAAAIIAVSEGMRQDILRSYPDVDPGKVRVVHNGIDVQQWQPDIDPDGVRAFDIDPDRPSVVFVGRNTRQKGVPYLLRAAALLPPEVQLVLCLGAADTPELAAETAVLIEDLRRTRTGVVVIERMLPRAELIKILSIATVFACPSVYEPLGIVNLEAMACGTAVVASATGGIPEVVDSGVTGVLVPIDQVTDGTGTPLDPEKFVRDFAEALTSVVSDPALARQMGEAGRVRATEQFSWESIAEETLAVYRSVLA; encoded by the coding sequence GTGCGAGTAGATATTGTGTCGAAGGAATTCCCGCCGGAAATCTACGGGGGAGCAGGCGTTCACGTCGCCGAGCTCAGCCGTGTCCTGGCCGGAGAAGTAGATCTCCATGTGCATTGCTTCGGGGCCCCGCGCCCTGAGGATTTCCATGGAGCTAAAGTAAAGAGCTATGCGGTGCCGGCGGAACTGCAGTCGGCAAATCCCGCCGTCCAGACCCTGGGTACGGACCTTGAAATCCTGGGCGGACTGGCCGGGGCGGACCTGGTCCACTCGCATACTTGGTACGCGAACATGGCAGGCCATCTGGGGTCGCTGCTGCACGGTATTCCGCACGTCCTCAGTGCCCACAGCCTGGAGCCGCTGCGTCCGTGGAAGGCCGAGCAGCTCGGCGGGGGATACGCAGTGTCCTCCTGGGTGGAGAAAACCGCCTACGAGGCAGCCGCCGCGATCATCGCCGTGTCCGAAGGCATGCGCCAGGACATCCTGCGCAGCTACCCGGATGTGGACCCGGGCAAGGTCCGGGTGGTCCACAACGGCATCGATGTGCAGCAGTGGCAGCCGGATATCGACCCCGACGGCGTCCGCGCCTTCGACATTGATCCGGACCGCCCCAGCGTGGTCTTCGTCGGCCGCAATACCCGCCAGAAGGGTGTGCCGTACCTGCTCCGGGCCGCCGCGCTGCTGCCGCCGGAGGTCCAGCTGGTGCTGTGCCTGGGTGCTGCCGACACCCCGGAGCTGGCGGCGGAAACCGCCGTCCTCATCGAGGACCTGCGGCGCACCCGCACCGGCGTCGTGGTCATTGAGCGCATGCTGCCGCGCGCCGAGCTGATCAAGATCCTTTCCATCGCCACCGTCTTTGCCTGCCCGTCGGTCTACGAACCGCTGGGCATCGTGAACCTCGAGGCGATGGCCTGCGGCACCGCCGTCGTCGCCAGTGCAACCGGAGGCATTCCGGAAGTGGTGGATTCCGGCGTCACCGGTGTGCTGGTGCCCATCGACCAGGTCACCGACGGGACCGGCACGCCGCTGGACCCGGAGAAATTCGTACGCGACTTCGCCGAGGCGCTGACCTCCGTGGTCAGCGATCCGGCCCTCGCCCGGCAAATGGGTGAGGCCGGACGGGTCCGGGCAACCGAGCAGTTCTCCTGGGAGTCCATTGCCGAGGAAACCCTGGCTGTCTACCGGTCGGTCCTGGCGTAG
- a CDS encoding aminotransferase class V-fold PLP-dependent enzyme, whose product MIDAAGLLVTAKELDAADPLAGYRDRFLPADGVRAYLDGNSLGRPLRATAENLQDFVTRQWGGRLIRGWDEQWLELPGVIGDQLGEVALGAAPGQCIVADSTTVLLYKLARAAVAARPGRTEILLDADNFPTDRYVLEGVARECGLTLRWVPAGYAGGVTAEAVADAVGPQTALAVFSHVAYRSGYLADAAAINNVVHDAGGLVLWDLCHSVGVVPAELDADGTDYAVGCSYKYLNGGPGAPAWAYVAARHQEDFSQPIQGWLGSDDPFGMAQGYVPATGIRRLVSGTPPILGMLAMQDMIALIREAGMAAVRAKSQALTEYAVTATDALLAPRGVVLASPRDPDRRGSHITVDHPKFKAATAALWKQGIIPDYRNPDGIRLGLSPLSTSFTETFTGIEAILAEL is encoded by the coding sequence ATGATTGATGCTGCAGGGCTGCTCGTTACCGCTAAGGAACTCGACGCGGCGGATCCCCTCGCCGGGTACCGTGACCGTTTCCTTCCTGCGGACGGTGTCCGTGCGTATCTGGACGGAAATTCGCTGGGACGCCCCCTGCGCGCCACTGCGGAAAACCTGCAGGATTTCGTCACCCGGCAGTGGGGCGGACGGCTGATCCGGGGCTGGGACGAGCAGTGGCTGGAGCTGCCCGGCGTAATCGGCGACCAGCTGGGGGAGGTGGCCCTTGGAGCTGCGCCCGGACAATGCATCGTGGCGGACTCCACCACCGTCCTGCTGTACAAACTGGCCCGCGCCGCTGTTGCCGCCCGGCCCGGCCGTACTGAAATCCTGCTCGATGCGGACAATTTCCCGACGGACCGGTACGTCCTGGAAGGCGTGGCCCGCGAATGCGGCCTCACCCTGCGGTGGGTGCCCGCCGGGTACGCGGGAGGGGTCACCGCAGAAGCAGTGGCGGACGCCGTCGGACCACAGACGGCACTGGCCGTTTTCAGCCACGTGGCCTACCGGTCGGGCTACCTTGCCGATGCAGCGGCCATCAACAACGTGGTGCACGACGCCGGCGGCCTGGTTCTCTGGGACCTGTGCCATTCTGTGGGGGTTGTGCCCGCCGAGCTGGACGCAGACGGCACGGACTACGCCGTGGGCTGCAGCTATAAGTACCTCAACGGGGGACCGGGCGCTCCGGCCTGGGCCTACGTGGCAGCCCGCCACCAGGAGGATTTCTCGCAGCCCATCCAGGGATGGCTGGGTTCCGATGACCCGTTCGGCATGGCGCAGGGCTATGTTCCTGCGACGGGCATCCGGCGCCTGGTCTCGGGCACCCCGCCTATTCTCGGCATGCTCGCCATGCAGGACATGATTGCCCTGATCCGCGAGGCCGGGATGGCTGCCGTCCGCGCCAAGTCGCAGGCCCTCACCGAATACGCCGTCACCGCAACCGATGCGCTGCTGGCGCCGCGCGGCGTCGTGCTGGCCTCGCCGCGCGACCCGGACCGGCGCGGCAGCCACATCACCGTCGACCATCCGAAGTTCAAGGCCGCCACGGCGGCGCTCTGGAAGCAGGGCATCATTCCGGACTACCGCAATCCGGACGGCATCAGGCTGGGGCTCTCACCCCTGTCCACCTCCTTTACGGAGACCTTTACCGGGATTGAAGCGATTCTGGCCGAGCTCTAG